The region ttttgtttctttaggtgttttgattttgctatgtattgaggcaggtagattgagagagacatgtatgtgcaacagacaacacgacccccaccatcaccaccttgtccctcccgccacaggccggcatcgctaagaaaaagtcttggtccgtttacgttttgtttctttaggtgttctgattttgttatgtattgagacaggcagattgagagagacatgtatgtgcaacacacaacacgactaccaccatcgccacgttgtgctccccgccacagaccggtatcctaaagaaaaggcttggattcttgacgttttgtttttttaggtgttttcattttgctatgtattgagacaggcagattgagggagacatgtatgtgcaatagacaacacgaccaccaccatagccacccccccccccccgccacagaccggcatcttaaagaaaaggcttggttcttttacgttttgtttctttagttgtttttattttgtgatgtattaaggcaggcagattgacagagacatgtatgtgcaacacacaacatgaccaccaccattgccaccttgtccctcccgccacagatcggcctcgctaagaaaaggcttggttcttttacgttttgtttctttaggtgtattgattttgctatgtatggagacaggcagattgagagagacatgtagattgcacgtagtggcagcggcagcaacggccTGTGACGGACTATACATAATCCTTTCAAACCGTGTTTTACAGCTGCTTGGCGGTGTGGCCCGACAACACTGCATGACCTGCATCTTTGCCTGCATCCCGATTGGCCCGTCCGGAGCAACGTCATCAATGACAGCCCATGGACAACTATAAGAAGCGGTCGACGCACCAAGCTTCGCATCATTGCAcgtagtggcagcggcagcaacggccTGTGACGGACTATACATAATCCTTTCAAACCGTGTTTTACAGCTGCTTGGCGGTGTGGCCCGACAACACTGCATGACCTGCATCTTTGCCTGTATCCCGATTGGCCCGTCCGGAGCAACGTCATCAATGACAGCCCATGGACAACTATAAGAAGCGGTCGACGCACCAAGCTTCGCATCATTGCAcgtagtggcagcggcagcaacggcctgtgacggactatacataatcctttcaaaccgtgttttacaggttggtgctctttttcttttttttgttcagatAGAAATAAGCTCTAAACGACTAAGTAGTTgcgaaatttttttctgctgccgctgctgctgctgctgctgctgtgttttcTGTTTGCTGTGTTGCCGTGTTTTCCTAGACGCTATGCCTTGTGACGTatgcctggcttgccagcagaCTATTTTAAAGGAATCTACGGCTATAAAATGTTCTGAGTGTTCATTCTATTATCATGCTGGCAACTGCTCAGGAGTGGGGGAAGCAGCAGTGAAATCCAAACCGGATATAGGAAAGTCATGGCTCTGCCCGACATGTAAAGCTTCTAAACTAAGGGGGGGCCCAAGCTCTGCAAAGGGTAAACCTGAACAAGATGCTGATATTGCGGCTAGGCTAATCGTGATGAATCGGAACATCACCGCCCTACTCCCACTTCTTGAGAAAATTGATGATCTCATGTCAGTCAAAGAAACTGTCGAAAGCATTGAGACAAGCATCAGCTTTTTGTCTGATAAGTACGATAAGGTTATCAAAATGGTTGACTCACAAAAAAAGGACATTGACGACCTCAAAGAGAGAGTGGAAAAAATCGAAACACAAACAGCGACTGAAGAAATCAAAGAACTTAAACAGCAACTAAACGACCTGGACCAATATAACCGCCGACAGAACCTTGAAATTCACGGCCTCAAGCAGACTGATGATGAAAATTTGTTGAGCAAGCTGAACGACATTGCACGAGAGTTGAACATTGAAGAAGTCACACACAGGGACATAGAAGCCGTACACAGGCTGCCGTCCAAACCCCCGAAGACACCCATTGTCCTTGTACGGTTTGCTTCGCGCGCCGTAAAAGAACAGTGGTCCGAACGAAAAGCACTTCTCCGAACGAAACTTCCCGACCTTAGTTTTTTTGACAACATGACTTCACAAAACCGGAAACTGCTGTGGCTGGCTAAGATGAGGGCAAAGGAACGTTCGTACCAGTTTGCTTGGCAAAAAAACGGCAGGATCCTTGTCAGGAAAAAGCAAGGTGAAGCGGCCATCCACATAAAGTCAGAAGATGACATCATGCAAATCGCTTGATCGCTTGAACAAGTCACGTGTCTAGAGGAGCGCCTATCATCATGGCTGAACAGTCTTGTAACTGCTGTTATCATGACACAAACTCTTTCAACAAATTGATAAAAGAGCAACCACGGAGGAAATCTATATCTCTATTCCATCTTAACACCCGAAGTTTGCAAAATAAGCATATCGATGTTGGTACATATTTGGACGCACTGAATCACAATTTTTCCATACTAGCCTTCACggaaacttggttcgaaaacgcgCAAGATGCTGTGCACTTCGACAATTATAACTGCGAAACACTGTGTCGTCAGCGGCAAAGGGGTGGCGGTGTGGCACTTTATATCAGCAGAGATATTATGTACACTGTTATTCCAGAATATACACTTATCACAGAAAACTACGAATGTCTAACAGTtgtaagtcatgcttttgcagtagcCGTTATTTACCGTCCACCTTCAGGGTCTGTTTCCGCATTCTTAAGCTTCTTTGAAGAACTCGGCGAATACCTGCTCTCATTACATATTCCATTCGTCATGCCAGGCGATTTCAACATAAACATGCTTTCTTTCGACAATTCTTGCAAAGCTTTCCTCGCGACGATGCATTCGATAGGACTTGTTAATGTGATTGGTATCCCAACACGCGTAACACCAGACAGCGAAACGTTAATTGACCTATGCCCTACAAACTGTTTAGAGGACACCGTGTGCTGTGGAGTGTTTTCAGTGAACATTAGTGACCAcatgccattttttgttttttacctatcATCCAAAGACATAGCGGACCCCAAACTGAAACATCGCgcagatttatcagcgataatggCATTGCGCAATTCCGTAATCTTCTATCAGAAACAACATGGTATGACGTCTTGAGCACCGACGACCCGAAGGATGCGTATAACTCCTTCATTCGTACAGGAAAAGAATTATATAATATTGCTTTCCCtctcaaacaaataaaaagaaataggaaaggaagaaaaccatggattacagATGAATACATCAATAGACTGAACTATATAAGTAATCTGTTCCACTCATTTATTGCGACTAAAGATAGCTCGAAATTCCTAGAATTCAAAAAGGTTAGGAATAAGTTAAACGCTGACTTAAAAAAAGCCCGTACATCGTACTACATGAGCAAGTTTACAGCAGCTTATACCAGTCCGAAAGAAACATGGGCACTTATGCGCTCTCTTGTCTGTAAAAATCAAGATTCTGTCCCCCAGCAAATAATCATTGATGGCAAAACCTATTCAGGTCCTTCACTGGCAGATAAATTTAACGGTCATTTTCTAGCATCTGGTGCGTCACAGAGCACGCAGAGCAGTTCCTCTAGGAGTTACATAACTAAGATAGAAACTAGTTCCATATTCTTGTCTCCAACCACGCCAAGTGAAATCGAAACAGTCATCAAAAGCCTCAAAGATACTTGCGCATGTGGTCATGACGGTATTGCAGTCCGTGCGGTGAAAGCATCATGCGACATTTTGAGCGTAGCCCTTTGTCATATCTGCAACTGCATAATGCGTCATGCGTCATTCCCTGATGAAATGAAGATCGCCCGAGTGTGCGCAATACATAAGAGCGGGGCAAAGAACAATATTGGCAACTATCGCCCGATATCCGTGCTTCCAGTTTTCGCGAAGGTGGCGGAAAAAATAACACTAGAatcagcagttttttgtcctctAAGGGTATAATTTCAAACCAACAGTATGGTTTCCAAAAAGGGAAATCCGTTGAATCAGCACTACTGAATattaaggaaaaaataataacaaacataGAGAGACAGCTATATACTCTTGGTATATTCctagatttcaggaaggcatttGACTCCATTAAACACGATATATTGTTTAGTAAACTTTACGACTATGGAATCCGCGGCAAAGCTCTTGATTTGATAAAAAGTTATTTGTACAACCGCCTCCAATTCGTTAGTATTCATAACAGCAGATCAACAGCACAGGTAAATAaatatggcgtaccccaaggttcctTCTTAGGTCCTCTCCTATTTCtcttatatattaatgacattgtatcaATACCCCAAACCCCCGAAATAgtgttgtatgctgatgatactaaTGTGTTTTTCCATGGAAATTGTCTAATCACCCTAATGAATAATGCCAATACATGGCTCGAAGAATTATCGACGTGGTTGCGGCATAGCCAGTTACGACTCAATACAGACAAAACCAACTACATTATCTTTCGGGCTAAAAATAAGGCAATTGACACTAAACTTAAACTAGTCTTCGAGGGGCAAACATTAAACCGTGTTAGCGCTCAGAAATTTCTGGGTGTACATTTCCACGAAAACTTGAACTGGACACACCACATAAACTATTTGACTATGGACCTCGCGAAAACTATTGGAATGCTAAATAGATTTAAGTTTATGCTCCCAGCGTGGTCAAAACGCCAGCTTTATTATACCATGATTAATTCAAGACTGCAATACTGCATACTAGTTTGGGGCACCACTACCACTGGTAATTTGGAACGTCTTCAAATTCTTCAAAAGAAATGCATCCGATTCATAGAAAATGCAGCGTTGCGAGAACACACAGCTCCACTGTTCGTAAAAAATGAAATACTTGCAATTACAAGTATATTTCGACAGCgcttggcactgaacatattcACTCACATAAAAAGTAACCTAAATTCATTTCTTGGGAAGTACCGACGTCAAGAATGCGGCTATAACTTTAGGGCAAATtcatttgttaagaaaaaagtcaGAACTTCCTATGGTACACAATCGTTAGACTACCAGATTCCtgtccttttaaatttgtttccagagcttattgacatcgcagtgaatgtacagtcaccgtatacttataaagcacggataaaaaaaaagtactcctggtagaaaaaaaaatgacctgtctcCTTGTTATCTCATTTAGGTTTGTGTTTCGTTTGTATTGCTGTGTTCCTTGTTAGATTCTTGAAATATATCGATACAAATGTTGCTTCTTCAGGCTTTTGACTCTGTAATAATTTTCTGGTTAGGAGCTAATCTTTTGTTGAGATAAATATTTATGCAACTGCGGTTCTTACCTTCTGACACAATAATAACTAACAGGTTGTGATgtaagcttttttttgttttgtgaagaaaatttctcttgttttctgtagtacttacggctttaatttcatataatgcttgttcacaatgcttctgttttctacacgtaatgaatggtacaatatattttttacaacggcttttgtagcatagagagtgcaatgtatctcgccaggaggcgaggccttgtcaggcgtagatgaaacgccttttgcctcctcttccttggtagaataatcttcttttaaactctcttgctcatgatgtatacttgctttctaccagaaataaagtgaatttgaatttgaatgtgcaatataaaatacttccaccaccatcgccacctcgtcctccccgccacagaccggcatcctaaaaaaaattctttgttcctttacgttttgtttctttaggtgttttgattttgctaagtattgaggcaggcagattgagagagacatgtatgtgcaatataaaacacttccaccaccatcgccacctcgtcctccccgccacagaccggcatcctaaagaaaaggcttggttcctttacgttttgtttctttagttgttttgattttgctatgtattgaggcaggcagaatgagagagacatgtatgtgcaacacaaaacacgaccaccgtcatcgccacctcgtccctcccgccaggtaccggcatcgctgagaaaagtcttggttcttttttgttttgtttctttaggtgttttgattttgctatgtattgaggcaggcagattgagagagatatgtatgtgcaacacacaacacgaccaccaccatcgccacctcgtcctccccgccacagaccggcatcctaaagaaaaggcttggttcctttacgttttgtttctttaggtgttttgattttgccatgtattgaggcagggagtatgacagagacatgtgtgtgcagcacacaacacgacaaccaccatcgctacctcgtccctcccgccacagaccggcatcgctgagaaaaggcttgttttttacgttttgtttctttaggcgttttgattttgctatgtatataggcaggtagattgagagagacatgtatgtgcaacagacaccacgacccccaccatcaccaccttgtccctcccgccacagaccggcatcgctaagaaaaagtcttggtccttttgcgttttgtttctttaggtgttctgattttgttgtgtattgaggcaggcagattgagagacatgtatgtgcaacacacaacacgaccaccaccatcgccacgttgtgctccccgccacagaccggcatcctaaagaaaaggcttggattcttgacgttttatttctttaagttttttgattttgctatgtattgagacaggcagattgagagagccatgtatgtgcaatagacaacacgaccaccaccatagccaccccccccccgccacagaccggcatcttaaagagaaggcttggttcttttacgttttgtttctttagttgttttgattttgtgatgtattaaggcaggcagattgagagagacatgtatgtgcaacacacaacacgaccaccaccattgccaccttgtccctcccgccacagatcggcctcgctaagaaacggcttggttcttttacgttttgtttctttaggtgttttgattttgctatgtattgagggaggcagattgagagagacatgtatgtgcaacacacaacacgaccaccaccattgccaccttgtccctcccgccacagatcggcctcgctgagaaacggcttggttcttttacgttttttttctttaggtgttttgattttgctatgtattgagggaggcagattgagagagacatgtatgtgcaatatacaacacgaccagcaccatcgccacctcgccccccccccttccactgaccggcatcgctaagaaaaggcttggttgtttaacgttttgtttctttaggtgttttgattttgctatgtattgagaca is a window of Amblyomma americanum isolate KBUSLIRL-KWMA chromosome 4, ASM5285725v1, whole genome shotgun sequence DNA encoding:
- the LOC144127716 gene encoding uncharacterized protein LOC144127716, with the translated sequence MVDSQKKDIDDLKERVEKIETQTATEEIKELKQQLNDLDQYNRRQNLEIHGLKQTDDENLLSKLNDIARELNIEEVTHRDIEAVHRLPSKPPKTPIVLVRFASRAVKEQWSERKALLRTKLPDLSFFDNMTSQNRKLLWLAKMRAKERSYQFAWQKNGRILVRKKQGEAAIHIKSEDDIMQIA